The genomic stretch AACAAATAAAACAATTTTTAAGTTATAATATAAATAATATTAAAAAAAATCATCGAGGTGAGATCATGGAAGATAAAAAAGCAAAATTTATAGTTTACATCGTTATAGCTTTAATTGCTTTTGTTTGCAGTAGTGCAGTTTATTCTATAACTGGTGGTCTTTCAGATTGGATTGTATCCAGTATAAATAGCGATGAAGATAAAGATAATAATGGTTATTTAGATAGTTCAGAAGGAGAAGGAGGAATCTTTTCTAGTTTTAGCTCAAATGATAAAAATGATAATAATTATGAGGATAACAATGATTCTGGAATAACAGATAAAATATTCTCAAAGCTATTTGATTCAGACTCAGATTCTCATTCTAGTTCAAGTTCAAGATATTACTCAAGTTCAAGTTCTGATGATAACCCAGACTTACTTGCAAGATTTTTAAGGCACTTCATAAGTAATGGATAATTAAAGATAATTCTTTAATAAATCCATATTTTTCTTTTATTTTTTAAAAAAAAACAGTTTTAAAACCATCTATTTTTTATATATTTTCAAGTAATCAATCTATTTTATTATTTAAATTATCAATCATTTACCAGATTTTAAATTATTGATTATTTACCAGATTCAATTATTTTCATTAATTTATCTGTTTCTTTAACTATATCTTTTTCACCAAATGCTTTAGCTATTCTCTTAATAGCATCTAAATTCCTTACATAAGTATCTAGCCAAGCAAAAATATCTCCAGGATAAGTTTGGATTTGGTATTCTTTAAGTAATGAATTAGAAATGTCAATTGGATCCTTTCTATTTAATCTTTGATTGATGATATAGTAGGAAACACCTCTTTGTAAGCATTCACAAAATGGTCTTTCATAACAATCACATCTTAAAAAATCAATTTGGATTTTTAATAAGGCATCTTGGAATTTCTTATCTACCTTTGAAATAGCTTCACCAGATGATATAATATCTAATGTTGATTCAGAGAATAATCTAGTAGAGAAATTCATCTTTAAAGCACTAATCATTTGTTTATGAACAACAGGTGCTAAATAAGCATTTTCAAATAATTCTAAATCTAGTGCAATTGATTGAATCTTCAATAAATTATTAGAATTAACTTCATCTTTAGACATCTTTTCATTAATTTCAGAGAATATATTTTCTTTAAATTTAATCTGTTTAACAATTGTAGAACTTTTAGATTTAGATCTATTCTTTTTATTTTTATTTTTTGATTTACTAGTTGTTTTTTTGTTATAAATTACATCAGATTTAATATCTCTTGATTTATCCTTTTTAAAAGATTTATAATCATTTTTTTGGCCAGTGGATTTAGAATTATTCTCATTGGAATCTTTATAATCTTTAGATTTATTTATTTCATTAAGAGCATCAGCAATATTATTTATATATCTATTAGTTTTAGATGCCTTTTTAGTTTCTTTTTTAGGAATCAGTTTTTCTACACTTTCATCATCCGTAATAAGCTTAATTTTAGAATTATTTTCATTAATGTTACTTTCATTAGCCTTATTTACATCAGTTCTAATAGATTTATTTGATTCATCTTTAAAATTATCTTTAGACCTGTCTTTCCTAGATTTATTAAAATTATCTTTAGACCTGTCTTTTCCAGATTTATTAAAATTATCTTTAGACCTGTCTTTTCCAGATTTATTAAAATTCTTTTTATTATCCTTTTTATCCTTTTTATCCTTTCTAGAGCTGTTTTTAACTTGTTTATTTAAATTGTTCTGAATCTTCTTATTCTTTTTAAGAATATTATCATTTTCTTTATCTATCTTTCTAGATAATAAATGAAGCTCCTTTAAATTAGTTTTAAAGAAAGATTTATTATAATAATAACTTAAATAATGAGGATTATCAATGGAATCTTTAATAATCACACCATCATCAATAGATAAAAATGACATTGCCACAGCTTTTCCAAACTTAGTTGTATCAATTGTACCATCAGAATATACATCAATAGCTTTTTTATCATGAAGTTCATCAAGTGCTGTTTTTATATCCATCGGAACTGGAATATTTTTATAGAATTCCTCAAGATCATTAACTTTCCTTAAAGACTTTGATGATATATCAGCAAGTATTTGTTCAAGTGATCCATCCTCGGTATAGTCTACAAAAATATCTTCAACATCACTTTCAAGCAAATCAAGTGCAACTGCCTCTTCACTTTCATTATCAACTTCACTGCCAATTTCTGGAATAAGATAAATTAATCCTCTATCATGATAACTAGGCCTTCCAGCCCTTCCCAGCATTTGTGAAAATTCATTAGGGGAAATCCATTTATTACCCATTAGTAAGGATTCAAAAATAACTTGAGAAGCCGGAAAATCTACACCTGCTGCAAGTGCCGCTGTTGTAACAACTGTAGCTATTTTGCCTTTTAAAAAGTCTTTTTCAATTTTTTCCTTTTTAAAATAGGATAAACCTGCATGATAAGCAGAAGCACTAATCCCTTTACCAGATAAGAAATTAGCTATTTTATGTGTTTTTCTTCTAGAATTAGTAAAAATTAAAGTCTGGCCATTAAAGCCCTTTGAAGAGCTTGTGTAGAATTCTTTTTCAACTAATTTTCTCATTAGTATTCTTCTTTGAATATCTCCCCTTACAAAAACGATATGGCGTTCAAGGGGAACTGGTCTCTGCTTATACTGAACTAATTTCATATTAAAATCATTAGCTAAACTTTGTGGATTTTTAATGGTAGCAGATAAACCT from Methanobrevibacter olleyae encodes the following:
- a CDS encoding DUF5814 domain-containing protein; the protein is MIVLNKKKKSWEIYPIGSPKGALNTKRKPEFIGVLKFREDEEDGTISIKRFLVKDENEDKLYPPSRAINILRSQAVFLSEKDEKLESFLKQNNIKVRFTNICQHCSYEGEVTIINSDFSYRYHDQLICKTCAEDTIKRELQLRGYDKKVFGNFKRVLEKTGSLNDVLDMLSPRFDPLARSDLTLFDRIKVQDDKIPKIAMKRLKIPKEFKQIIIEEKNQYLLPVQYLAIREGLFKGENLLVVSATGSGKTLVGELVGVPKALNGKKFLFLTPLVALANQKYRDFKKRYEPLGLKVAIKVGMNRIKAKGELKLPDSNIADADILVGTYEGIDFLIRSGKSDLLEDLGLVLVDEIHTISDEERGLRLNGLIKRIRHIFPNTQIIGLSATIKNPQSLANDFNMKLVQYKQRPVPLERHIVFVRGDIQRRILMRKLVEKEFYTSSSKGFNGQTLIFTNSRRKTHKIANFLSGKGISASAYHAGLSYFKKEKIEKDFLKGKIATVVTTAALAAGVDFPASQVIFESLLMGNKWISPNEFSQMLGRAGRPSYHDRGLIYLIPEIGSEVDNESEEAVALDLLESDVEDIFVDYTEDGSLEQILADISSKSLRKVNDLEEFYKNIPVPMDIKTALDELHDKKAIDVYSDGTIDTTKFGKAVAMSFLSIDDGVIIKDSIDNPHYLSYYYNKSFFKTNLKELHLLSRKIDKENDNILKKNKKIQNNLNKQVKNSSRKDKKDKKDNKKNFNKSGKDRSKDNFNKSGKDRSKDNFNKSRKDRSKDNFKDESNKSIRTDVNKANESNINENNSKIKLITDDESVEKLIPKKETKKASKTNRYINNIADALNEINKSKDYKDSNENNSKSTGQKNDYKSFKKDKSRDIKSDVIYNKKTTSKSKNKNKKNRSKSKSSTIVKQIKFKENIFSEINEKMSKDEVNSNNLLKIQSIALDLELFENAYLAPVVHKQMISALKMNFSTRLFSESTLDIISSGEAISKVDKKFQDALLKIQIDFLRCDCYERPFCECLQRGVSYYIINQRLNRKDPIDISNSLLKEYQIQTYPGDIFAWLDTYVRNLDAIKRIAKAFGEKDIVKETDKLMKIIESGK